TTTCGGATCGAGGCCCCAGATCTCGCCCTGGAGATTCACCACCAACTCCTCTTGCTTGCCGGCATTGACGATCACCGGCGTGCTTTGTGAGCTGCCATAGCCTTTGGTTTCGGTCTTCCACACCTGGCTGCCGGTCGCCGCGTCGAGTCCTAAGATCGCCTGCCCTTCGGTGCTGGCGTTCACGATCAACAGGTTCTTGTAAACAGCCAGGCTGCTGCCGGAGCCCATCCGCATGAAGTCGGAGCCAGTGCCGACGGCGGTCCGCCAAAGTTGGCTGCCGTCGAGGTCGAAGGCGAGCACGCCGCTTTTGCCGAAGAAGACGAATACCCGCTTTCCGTCGGTGGCCGCCGTGTGCGAGGCATAACCGTGTTCGGCGAGCATGCCGCCGTATTGGTCTTCCGGCAGCGTCGCCGGTACGGCTTTTTGCCATAAGGTGGCGCCGTCGTGCAGGCGGACGCAGACGAGGCTTCGCATAAGCTTCTCCTCGTCGCCAGGACTGGAGGGATCGACCCCATAGCCGCTATAGCAAGTGACGAACACGCGGTCGCCGGTCACGATGGGACTGGAGCTTCCTGGGCCGGGCAGAGCGGTCTTCCACGCGATGTTCTTCCCGTCGTTCCAGGTGAGCGGAACATCTTGATCGAGACTGACCGCCAAACCATCGGGACCACGAAAGCGGGGCCAATCGTCGGCAACGGCGCCGTGCCCGACAAGGAACGGAAGCGCAGAGATCAAAACACCGATCGTTTGACGGTAGCGTTGCATGCGAAAATGTCCCGGAGGTTCTGGTTGCTGGTATGTTTGCCACTAGCTTTAGCTGGTGGTTCGGCCCATGAGAAGCAAGTCTTTTGAGCCGGCTTCAGCCGGATTCCAACTTGCGGCTTTAGCCAAACTCTGAGCCATCGCCGATTAAGAAGCCCGGCTGAAGCCGGCTCAGGATCCTTGATGATGCTCCTGCGCCACCAGCTAAAGCTGGTGGCAAACACGGTGGTTGTCGTTGTCGCGGAATACTTCGCCTAGATTCAATGGAGTCCGAGCAGTTGCTTTTGAGTATGCCAAGCCCATCCTCCGTGACGTAGTGCCGCTTGGCCCGGTGACGGTTACATTCTCGCCCGCGGCGGGCTTACTCCAGCCGGTCGAGCGTCTTTTCCAACAGCCGCGGCAGCGACCCCAACGCCCGCAGGTCGGCGGCGATCCGCGGGTGCCCGAAAATGCGGACCCGTTTTACATAGTCGTCGAACTGCTGCTCGGCCAGCGCCCGAACCACGGGCGAAACCTCGCCCAACGGCCGATAGCGGCCCTCTTTGACGAAGTAGACGTCGATGTCGAACTCGACTTCGCGCGTCACCGGCGGGGCGTCGAACAAAACCTCGTGCGGCGCGACGATGCGGCCCAACGCCGTGCTCGCGGTTTCCGCGAACGCCTCGGCGCATTCCGCCAGCCAGGGATACGGCCGCCTCGCCAGCCGCTCATATAGATCGCGTTGCTCGAAGAAGCTATATTGGGCCACTCGCTTATAGAGCCGCCGTTGCGGGCCAAAAAGTCCGTCCAACAGGTCGCTCGCCGGACCCTCGCCGGCCGCGGCGATCAGCTCGTCAATCACCCGCGCTTCGGTCTGGCGAAACGCCCAGTCGAGATCGAGCGACTCGTGCAGCAGATAAAACGCCCGTTGCAGCATGGCGGTGGCCGAGCGCACGCCGTGGTGCCAATAGACCTCGCTGAACATCACATAGCGGGCAAAGACGAGCATTTCGGCCGCCGTCTTCCCCTTTTCGCTGACGGCCAACGCATCGCCCGCCTCGTTCAGACAAAGACTGCCGATCAGCCGACCCTGGTCGAAGTTTCGGCCGTAGGGGACGCCCGCGTGCAGGCTGTCGCGCATCAGGTAATCCATCTTGTCGACGTCGATCGGCCCCGACAGCATGCTGGCCAAGATCTGGCTCTTCTTCCCTTGCGGCTCGTCGGAAAGCAGCGCCACCACGTCACGGGCGTCGATCTGCCAATCGCTCCGCAGGGCATCGGCAATTTCGCCGGTCAGCAAGAAGCGGCCGGCGAACAGCTCATGCCGCGGAACGCCGGGCAAGCGAATGTCTTCGATCGGGTGGCAGAAAGGCCAATGTCCCAAATCATGCAGTAGAGCGGCGACGATGAACAGTTCGGCGTCGGCCTCGTCGATGGCCTTCGCGAAGCGGTCGTCATGCGCCAACTGTTTGAGATACATCAGGGCCAGGCGATAGACGCCCAGGGCGTGCTCGAACCGCGTGTGAATGGCGGCCGGATATACGAGCGCCACCAGGCCGAGCTGGCTGATGCGTGCCAGCCGCCGGAACTCGCTGGCATCGATCAGCCGCCGCACGCGATCAGTGAGCGGCACATCGAGCTCCGGCGGGATGCGCACGAGTCCTCGTCGCGCGTCGAGCCCTGCGATTTCAGGTAGGTCGGCGATTGCCACCGGTTGATTCCTCGTAGGGCCGTGTAGGGTGGGACCAGCGAGCTTGCGAGCGCCGGCCCACCGTGTTCAAGGCGTTAGGCGTTGGGCATCACTTGAACATCGTGCCTAAAGCCTAACGCCCATGGCCTAATGCCTCGATTGCTTGGCATGCCGCATTGTAATCGCGGAAGCGGTTCACCAGAATGCGCCCATGAGCAAGAGCAAGTCCGCCAGCGAGAAGCGTGCCGATCTGAACGCCCTGCGCGACCGGCTGAAAACGCCGGAATCCGCCCAGGCTTTGCGTAAGGGCCTGGCGGACCGGTCGAACCGTGTTGTCGGCAAGGCCGCTGAGATCGTCGCGGAAACCGACGACAAAGGTTTTGAAGACGATCTCAAAGCGGCCTACGCGCGGCTGCTGAGCGATCCCGTGAAGAGCGATCCGGGCTGCTTGGGGAAAACGGCCATCGTCGAAGCGCTCGTCAAACTCGAGTGCCGCGATCTCGATTTTTATCGCGCCGCGGTCCAATATCGGCAATACGAAGGAGTATGGGGGGGCGATGAAGACACCGCGGCGCAACTTCGCGCCGCGGCCGCCATCGGCCTCGTCCTATGCTCCAGCCTGCTGGAGGCGCTGAATCGCTTCGCCGAGATGCTGACCGATCGGAGCAAAATAGCGCGTGCCGGCGCTGCCCGTGCGATCGCGGCGCTCGCGCATCCTGAAGGAGTGCCGCTGTTGCGGCTCAAGCTGTTGTTGGGCGACAAAGAGCCGGAAGTCGTGGGAGAGTGCTGCGCGGCGATGTTGCAGTTGGCGCCCGACGACGGACTGCCTTTGGTCGTCCAGCAACTGGCATCGCCGAATCCCGACGTGGCCCTTCAGGTCGCTCTTGCGCTGGGGGAATCCCGGCATCGCCAGGCGTTGGAACCGCTGAGATCGGCGTGGCGAAGTCAGCCCGATGCCGATACCCGCGCCGCCCTGCTGATCCCCATCGCGCTGTTGCGGACCGCGGAAGCGAACGAGTTTCTGCTATCGCTCTTGCGCGGCCGCGACGCGAGGGCCGCGGCCGACGCGCTTCGGGCACTCAAGATTCACGGCAAGTCGGGCGACCTGCGGCGGCAGATTGAGGAAGTGGTCCGGAAGACGGGCAACTCGCAATTGGTGACAGCCTTTGAGCGGGAATTTGGTCCGGCCGAGCGGTAAATGTTATGATAAACTCATAAGATGAGCGCGCGGGAATTCTTGCAGGTCGATCCTGCCTCATTGCACCTGCCAGGCTCGCGTCGCGATGGCGCCGACCCGGTGAAACTGCAGCGGCAATTCGCGAAATATGGCAACACGATTGATGGAATGCCTCCGCTGGAGGTGAAGCGGGGAAGTGATGGAGATCTCGTCATTTATGATGGAGTGACGCGAGCAACTCGAGTTGCGACGTATCTTCCGGGTACGCTGATTCCTGTCGAGGTGACGGGGAATCTGAGGGGACCGGTCGGCGCATTGTCAACAGTGGGAGACAAAATATGAATGGTTGCGTATCACTGCGCCGGGAACTTCTTGCCGCGGTGGAGGAAATCAGTCTTATCCGACCAGATTGGCGACT
This DNA window, taken from Pirellulales bacterium, encodes the following:
- a CDS encoding PQQ-binding-like beta-propeller repeat protein: MISALPFLVGHGAVADDWPRFRGPDGLAVSLDQDVPLTWNDGKNIAWKTALPGPGSSSPIVTGDRVFVTCYSGYGVDPSSPGDEEKLMRSLVCVRLHDGATLWQKAVPATLPEDQYGGMLAEHGYASHTAATDGKRVFVFFGKSGVLAFDLDGSQLWRTAVGTGSDFMRMGSGSSLAVYKNLLIVNASTEGQAILGLDAATGSQVWKTETKGYGSSQSTPVIVNAGKQEELVVNLQGEIWGLDPKDGGLFWFANALGGAANTTAVAQQGIIYALGGGPGGTGAAAIRAGGHDDVTKSGLVWKKTVGSYVPSPVVLGDYLYWVDDKGTAYCLKAQSGDQVYRERLSGLAGGGGRGRSSPVYASMVAADGKLYVVSRRNGTFVLAQGPKFELLAHNEIESDGSDFNASPAVVQGRLLLRSNQAVYCVGEGFSRTSRTTNPVIRSK
- a CDS encoding HD domain-containing protein, which produces MAIADLPEIAGLDARRGLVRIPPELDVPLTDRVRRLIDASEFRRLARISQLGLVALVYPAAIHTRFEHALGVYRLALMYLKQLAHDDRFAKAIDEADAELFIVAALLHDLGHWPFCHPIEDIRLPGVPRHELFAGRFLLTGEIADALRSDWQIDARDVVALLSDEPQGKKSQILASMLSGPIDVDKMDYLMRDSLHAGVPYGRNFDQGRLIGSLCLNEAGDALAVSEKGKTAAEMLVFARYVMFSEVYWHHGVRSATAMLQRAFYLLHESLDLDWAFRQTEARVIDELIAAAGEGPASDLLDGLFGPQRRLYKRVAQYSFFEQRDLYERLARRPYPWLAECAEAFAETASTALGRIVAPHEVLFDAPPVTREVEFDIDVYFVKEGRYRPLGEVSPVVRALAEQQFDDYVKRVRIFGHPRIAADLRALGSLPRLLEKTLDRLE
- a CDS encoding HEAT repeat domain-containing protein — translated: MSKSKSASEKRADLNALRDRLKTPESAQALRKGLADRSNRVVGKAAEIVAETDDKGFEDDLKAAYARLLSDPVKSDPGCLGKTAIVEALVKLECRDLDFYRAAVQYRQYEGVWGGDEDTAAQLRAAAAIGLVLCSSLLEALNRFAEMLTDRSKIARAGAARAIAALAHPEGVPLLRLKLLLGDKEPEVVGECCAAMLQLAPDDGLPLVVQQLASPNPDVALQVALALGESRHRQALEPLRSAWRSQPDADTRAALLIPIALLRTAEANEFLLSLLRGRDARAAADALRALKIHGKSGDLRRQIEEVVRKTGNSQLVTAFEREFGPAER